The Urbifossiella limnaea genome has a window encoding:
- a CDS encoding glycosyltransferase family 4 protein, with translation MTAPAVALYYDPDGYVERTAPGPAGAARGLMGRQVAGRTFLDAYLAHGTWDTLTAVVRDRRRAAPLAAAGRAHPAARGRRLRVLTEREFPPAADPPAVLHFPNPPDPRFAWARHAGGSGAALCGVTHTLATPAAAAALCDLVAAPFEPCDALVCTSRAVAAMVRAVTDSYRAYLADRCGAAPPLRPRLEIIPLGVDPAAFRPPDAAARAAARARFGITDDEVVVLCVGRLSHHAKAHPYPLFHAASEAARRTGARVRLLMAGWAANPAVAAAFEGGARVFAPAARVTFADGQHPAVRAAAWPAADVFASLPDNVQETFGLVVAEAMASGLPVVAADWDGYRDLVADGETGLLVPTRLVAGATTGATGRLLGGLTNYDHFLAECSQAAAVDAAAAADALTRFVADAALRARLGAAGRARAVERFAWGHVIAAYEALWADQAREFAARPPRAHGPVRYPPPEVSFAGYPTAWLTDADALAAAPDAAPRLAALLTMPLTNLAAASRCADPAALAALLAAAPATLGDLARSLESRGVPAEAARATVAWLLKYGLLAPAG, from the coding sequence ATGACCGCGCCCGCCGTCGCCCTGTACTACGACCCCGACGGGTACGTCGAGCGGACCGCCCCCGGCCCGGCGGGGGCGGCGCGCGGGCTCATGGGGCGGCAGGTCGCCGGGCGAACCTTCCTCGACGCCTACCTCGCCCACGGCACCTGGGACACGCTCACGGCCGTGGTCCGCGACCGGCGGCGGGCGGCGCCGCTCGCCGCCGCCGGCCGGGCGCACCCCGCGGCCCGCGGCCGGCGGCTGCGGGTGCTCACCGAGCGCGAGTTCCCGCCGGCCGCCGACCCGCCCGCCGTCCTCCACTTCCCGAACCCGCCCGACCCGCGGTTCGCGTGGGCCCGCCACGCCGGCGGCTCCGGCGCCGCACTGTGCGGCGTCACCCACACCCTGGCCACGCCCGCCGCCGCCGCCGCGCTGTGCGACCTCGTCGCCGCCCCGTTCGAGCCGTGCGACGCGCTCGTGTGTACGTCCCGCGCCGTCGCCGCGATGGTCCGCGCCGTCACCGACAGCTACCGGGCGTACCTCGCCGACCGCTGCGGCGCCGCACCGCCGCTGCGGCCGCGGCTCGAAATCATCCCGCTCGGGGTGGACCCGGCCGCGTTCCGCCCGCCCGACGCGGCCGCCCGCGCGGCCGCCCGGGCGCGGTTCGGCATCACCGACGACGAGGTGGTGGTGCTGTGCGTCGGCCGCCTGTCGCACCACGCCAAGGCGCACCCGTACCCGCTGTTCCACGCGGCGAGCGAGGCGGCCCGGCGGACCGGCGCGCGGGTGCGGCTGCTGATGGCCGGGTGGGCGGCGAACCCGGCGGTCGCGGCGGCGTTCGAGGGCGGGGCGCGCGTGTTCGCGCCGGCCGCGCGGGTGACGTTCGCCGACGGCCAGCACCCGGCCGTGCGCGCCGCCGCGTGGCCGGCCGCGGACGTGTTCGCGTCCCTGCCGGACAACGTGCAGGAGACGTTCGGCCTGGTCGTGGCCGAAGCGATGGCCAGCGGGCTGCCGGTCGTCGCCGCCGACTGGGACGGCTACCGCGACCTCGTCGCCGACGGCGAAACCGGCCTCCTGGTGCCGACGCGGCTCGTGGCCGGGGCGACCACGGGGGCGACGGGCCGGCTCCTCGGCGGCCTCACGAACTACGACCACTTCCTCGCCGAGTGCAGCCAGGCGGCGGCGGTCGATGCCGCGGCGGCGGCGGACGCGCTGACCCGGTTCGTGGCCGACGCGGCGCTGCGGGCGCGGCTCGGCGCGGCCGGGCGGGCGCGGGCCGTCGAGCGGTTCGCGTGGGGGCACGTCATCGCCGCCTACGAGGCGTTGTGGGCCGACCAGGCGCGGGAGTTCGCCGCGCGCCCGCCGCGGGCACACGGCCCGGTACGCTACCCGCCGCCCGAGGTGTCGTTCGCCGGCTACCCGACGGCGTGGCTGACCGACGCCGACGCGCTCGCCGCGGCGCCGGACGCGGCCCCGCGGCTGGCGGCGCTGCTCACGATGCCGCTCACCAACCTCGCCGCCGCGAGCCGCTGCGCCGACCCGGCCGCGCTCGCGGCGCTGCTCGCCGCCGCACCGGCGACCCTCGGCGACCTCGCGCGCTCGCTGGAAAGTCGTGGCGTTCCCGCGGAGGCGGCGCGGGCCACGGTGGCGTGGCTGCTCAAGTACGGGCTGCTGGCGCCGGCCGGATGA
- a CDS encoding calcium-binding protein: MRLLFCVPHYFAPEPGGRYGSTRPDAAARARALADLLAGVRTFARPQCVLDIARRTTTPANHLTAGTADVLVCTTGGRHVLDRLPAGLGFAHLPTAAEPRLLGYECHAALRDRLAAGYDYYCYLEDDLVLRDPLFFVKLRWFAAAFGEGALLQPNRYEAAAGKAANKAYLDGPLRPDVTARFQDVTDTPELRADALGLPLVFRRPLNPHAGCFFLTAGQMAAWAVRPDFLDRSAAFVGPLESAATLGVMRAFRVYKPADGCAAFLEVEHAGDAFLSLIRPAPAART, translated from the coding sequence ATGCGGCTGCTGTTCTGCGTCCCGCACTACTTTGCGCCCGAGCCCGGCGGGCGGTACGGGTCCACGCGCCCGGACGCCGCCGCCCGCGCCCGGGCGCTCGCCGACCTGCTCGCCGGCGTCCGCACCTTCGCCCGCCCGCAGTGCGTGCTCGACATCGCCCGGCGCACCACCACGCCCGCCAACCACCTCACCGCCGGCACCGCCGACGTGCTCGTCTGCACCACCGGCGGCCGGCACGTCCTCGACCGGCTCCCGGCCGGCCTCGGGTTCGCGCACCTGCCCACCGCCGCCGAGCCCCGGCTGCTCGGGTACGAGTGCCACGCCGCGCTCCGCGACCGGCTCGCCGCCGGGTACGACTACTACTGCTACCTCGAAGACGACCTCGTGCTCCGCGACCCGCTGTTCTTCGTGAAGCTCCGCTGGTTCGCGGCGGCGTTCGGCGAGGGGGCGCTGCTGCAACCGAACCGCTACGAGGCGGCCGCCGGGAAGGCCGCGAACAAGGCGTACCTCGACGGCCCGCTCCGGCCCGACGTGACCGCCCGCTTCCAGGACGTGACCGACACGCCGGAGTTGCGCGCCGACGCGCTCGGCCTGCCGCTCGTGTTCCGCCGGCCGCTGAACCCGCACGCCGGCTGCTTCTTCCTCACCGCCGGGCAGATGGCGGCGTGGGCGGTGCGGCCGGACTTCCTCGACCGCTCGGCCGCGTTCGTCGGCCCGCTGGAGAGCGCGGCCACGCTCGGCGTCATGCGCGCGTTCCGGGTGTACAAGCCGGCCGACGGGTGTGCCGCGTTCCTCGAAGTGGAGCACGCCGGCGACGCCTTCCTGTCGCTCATCCGGCCGGCGCCAGCAGCCCGTACTTGA
- a CDS encoding DUF1592 domain-containing protein, with protein sequence MLALVAGLGLQGQGASGPADPASKVGPAAPLFAQHCQACHTGDKAKGQFRLDSLTSDFSDKANRERWAAVLEQVESGAMPPKGKARPAEKDVAALVGWVNGRASAAQAVQGRVPLRRLNRAEYQNTVRDLLGVDLDLTDLLPPDAAANGFDNAAEALHVSSFLMEQYLEAADKVLDAAVANGPRPWLLKKRYDIKDEKSVRPTGSVYRHLEDSVAIFGSWVSANIQVTLWNFRTHFRGNYRVRISAYAFQTDKPVTFHVTAGTLTAVTEERIVGYHDVPPGRPTVIEFVEKLEAKNCMRLVVDGLGVTPPVIEKVGADKYTGPGLAVQWVEVEGPLHDTWPPASHRRLFGDLKQAPAPTPEDKNRLEVASTQPLADAERLLRGFLPRAFRRPVTDDEVKPFLARVKAKLDAGFSFEQAMRVGYKAALVSPHFLFLREKPGRLDDFALASRLSYFLWSSMPDEELLTLAAAGKLTDAGTLRTQVERMLRDRKAAAFTENFAGQWLDLRKIDDTAPDPALYPEYDDILKTAMVKEAQLFFDEVLKNDLPLTTFVASDFTLLNGRLARHYRIPGVTGQEFRRVALPPGSHRGGVLTMAAVMKVTANGTTTSPVQRGSWVLDRILGTPPPKPTVDVEAVEPDIRGATTIREQLAKHRARAECAGCHAKIDPPGFALESFDVIGGWRDYYRSVGAGGPAVVDGRTMRYKKGPDVNPADALPDGARFKDVDEFRQLLLRDRDQLARAMTQRLLTYATGGAPTSADRPEVEGIVARVREKNYSFRALVHEVVQSRLFQSK encoded by the coding sequence ATGCTCGCGCTGGTCGCGGGGCTCGGGTTGCAAGGCCAGGGGGCGAGCGGGCCGGCCGACCCCGCCTCCAAGGTCGGCCCGGCCGCGCCCCTCTTCGCACAACACTGCCAGGCGTGCCACACCGGCGACAAGGCGAAGGGCCAGTTCCGCCTCGACAGCCTCACGTCGGACTTCAGCGACAAGGCCAACCGCGAGCGCTGGGCCGCGGTACTGGAGCAGGTCGAGTCCGGGGCCATGCCGCCGAAAGGGAAGGCCCGCCCGGCGGAGAAGGATGTCGCCGCGCTGGTCGGGTGGGTCAACGGGCGGGCCTCGGCGGCGCAGGCGGTGCAGGGGCGCGTCCCGCTGCGCCGGCTCAATCGCGCCGAGTACCAGAACACCGTCCGCGACCTGCTCGGCGTGGACCTCGACCTGACCGACCTGCTCCCCCCGGACGCGGCCGCGAACGGGTTCGACAACGCCGCCGAGGCGCTGCACGTCTCGTCGTTCCTGATGGAGCAGTACCTCGAAGCCGCCGACAAGGTGCTCGACGCCGCGGTGGCCAACGGGCCGCGGCCGTGGCTGCTGAAGAAGCGCTACGACATCAAGGACGAGAAGTCGGTGCGGCCCACCGGCAGCGTCTACCGACACCTGGAGGACTCGGTCGCCATCTTCGGCTCGTGGGTGTCAGCGAACATCCAGGTCACCCTGTGGAACTTCCGCACGCACTTCCGCGGCAACTACCGCGTCCGCATCTCGGCCTACGCCTTCCAGACGGACAAGCCCGTCACCTTCCACGTGACCGCCGGCACACTCACGGCCGTGACCGAGGAGCGGATCGTCGGCTACCACGACGTGCCGCCCGGCCGGCCGACGGTGATCGAGTTCGTCGAGAAGCTGGAGGCGAAGAACTGCATGCGGCTCGTCGTGGACGGGCTCGGCGTGACGCCGCCGGTGATCGAGAAGGTGGGGGCGGACAAGTACACCGGGCCGGGCCTGGCCGTGCAGTGGGTGGAAGTCGAGGGGCCGCTGCACGACACCTGGCCGCCCGCGAGTCACCGCCGGCTGTTCGGCGACCTGAAGCAGGCGCCGGCCCCGACGCCGGAGGACAAGAACCGCCTGGAGGTCGCGTCGACGCAACCGCTGGCCGACGCCGAGCGCCTCCTCCGCGGCTTCCTCCCGCGGGCCTTCCGCCGGCCGGTGACCGACGACGAGGTGAAGCCGTTCCTGGCCCGCGTGAAGGCCAAGCTGGACGCGGGCTTCTCGTTCGAGCAGGCGATGCGCGTCGGGTACAAGGCCGCGCTCGTCTCGCCGCACTTCCTGTTCCTGCGCGAGAAGCCCGGCCGGCTGGACGACTTCGCCCTTGCCAGCCGGCTGTCGTACTTCCTGTGGAGTTCCATGCCCGACGAGGAACTCCTCACCCTCGCCGCGGCCGGGAAGCTGACCGACGCCGGCACGCTGCGCACTCAGGTCGAGCGGATGCTGAGGGACCGGAAGGCGGCCGCGTTCACCGAGAACTTCGCCGGCCAGTGGCTCGACCTCCGCAAGATCGACGACACCGCCCCCGACCCGGCGCTCTACCCGGAGTACGACGACATCCTCAAGACGGCGATGGTGAAGGAGGCGCAGCTGTTCTTCGACGAGGTGCTCAAGAACGACCTGCCCCTGACGACGTTCGTGGCCTCCGACTTCACGCTGCTCAACGGCCGGCTGGCGCGGCACTACCGCATCCCCGGCGTGACCGGCCAGGAGTTCCGGCGCGTGGCGCTGCCGCCGGGGAGCCACCGCGGCGGCGTCCTCACGATGGCGGCCGTGATGAAGGTGACGGCCAACGGCACCACCACGTCGCCGGTCCAGCGCGGGTCGTGGGTACTCGATCGCATCCTCGGCACGCCGCCGCCGAAGCCGACGGTGGACGTGGAGGCCGTCGAGCCGGACATTCGCGGCGCGACGACGATCCGCGAGCAGCTGGCGAAGCACCGGGCGCGGGCCGAGTGCGCCGGCTGTCACGCGAAGATCGACCCGCCGGGGTTCGCGCTGGAGAGCTTCGACGTGATCGGCGGCTGGCGCGACTACTACCGGAGCGTCGGAGCCGGCGGCCCGGCGGTCGTGGACGGCCGCACCATGCGGTACAAGAAGGGTCCAGACGTGAACCCGGCCGACGCGCTGCCGGACGGGGCGCGGTTCAAGGACGTGGACGAGTTCCGGCAACTCCTGCTGCGCGACCGTGACCAGCTCGCCCGCGCGATGACCCAACGGCTGCTGACCTACGCCACCGGCGGCGCGCCCACGTCGGCCGACCGGCCGGAGGTCGAGGGGATCGTCGCCCGGGTCCGCGAGAAGAACTACAGCTTCCGGGCGCTCGTCCACGAGGTGGTGCAGAGCCGGCTGTTCCAGAGTAAGTGA
- a CDS encoding DUF1552 domain-containing protein, whose product MTLHRRTLLRAAGVSLALPCLDALARGDDRAAQPRRRMVCVCTPLGLHPPYFFPEKDGADYELTPYLDVLKDFRRDITVVSGLAHAGQSPGFAHQASASFLTGAQNAGRPGFRNSISLDQYAAEHIGGRTRFPSLALSGEGAGLSWTRTGALVPAATSPARVFARLFLDGRPEEVRAQVARLADGRSILDDVGGQAAALRSGLGAGDRDRLDEYMTSVRDLERRLARDETWARTPKPKVSAEPPRDIPNAADLLGRTRLLFDLTHLALQTDSTRLVTIMLGGSTYVPPIPGVTLGHHDLSHHGRDPGKLEQLKTVESETMKVVRDLLAKLKQTREDGATLLDRTTVFLGSNLGDGSSHSVRNLPVLLAGGGFRHGKHLRFNPENPPPLCNLFVSMLQRLGVETDRFSSGTSTLTGLDPVG is encoded by the coding sequence GTGACCCTCCACCGTCGCACGCTCCTCCGCGCCGCCGGCGTGTCGCTGGCGCTCCCGTGCCTCGACGCCCTCGCGCGCGGCGACGACCGGGCCGCGCAGCCGCGGCGCCGCATGGTCTGCGTCTGCACGCCGCTCGGGCTCCACCCGCCGTACTTCTTCCCGGAGAAGGACGGCGCGGACTACGAGCTGACCCCCTACCTCGACGTGCTCAAGGATTTCCGCCGCGACATCACCGTGGTGTCCGGGCTGGCGCACGCGGGGCAGAGCCCGGGGTTCGCCCACCAGGCTTCCGCCAGCTTCCTGACCGGCGCGCAGAACGCCGGGCGCCCCGGGTTCCGGAACTCGATCTCGCTCGACCAGTACGCCGCCGAGCACATCGGCGGGCGGACGCGGTTCCCGAGCCTGGCCCTGTCGGGCGAAGGCGCCGGCCTGTCGTGGACGCGCACCGGCGCGCTGGTGCCCGCGGCCACGTCGCCGGCGCGGGTGTTCGCCCGGCTGTTCCTCGACGGCCGGCCCGAGGAGGTTCGCGCGCAGGTCGCCCGCCTCGCGGACGGCCGCAGCATCCTCGACGACGTGGGCGGGCAGGCCGCGGCGCTGCGGTCGGGCCTCGGCGCCGGCGACCGCGACCGGCTCGACGAGTACATGACCAGCGTCCGCGACCTGGAGCGGCGGCTGGCGCGCGACGAGACGTGGGCCCGGACGCCCAAGCCGAAGGTGAGCGCCGAGCCGCCGCGGGACATCCCCAACGCCGCGGACCTGCTCGGCCGCACGCGGCTGCTGTTCGACCTCACCCACCTGGCGCTCCAGACCGACTCGACGCGGCTGGTCACGATCATGCTGGGCGGCTCGACCTACGTCCCGCCGATCCCGGGGGTGACGCTCGGCCACCACGACCTGTCCCACCACGGCCGCGACCCGGGGAAGTTAGAGCAGCTCAAGACAGTGGAGAGCGAGACGATGAAGGTCGTCCGCGACCTGCTCGCCAAGCTCAAGCAGACGCGGGAGGACGGGGCGACGCTCCTCGACCGCACGACGGTCTTCCTCGGCAGCAACCTGGGCGACGGCAGCAGCCACTCGGTGCGGAACCTGCCGGTCCTCCTCGCCGGCGGCGGGTTCCGGCACGGCAAGCACCTGCGGTTCAACCCCGAGAACCCGCCGCCGCTGTGCAACCTGTTCGTCAGCATGTTGCAGCGGCTGGGGGTCGAAACGGACCGGTTCAGCTCCGGCACGAGCACGCTCACCGGCCTCGACCCGGTCGGCTGA
- a CDS encoding polysaccharide lyase has protein sequence MSRRFAALLPLLALSAASSSAEVIWRGDFETGDTSQWKAAPKAGVTVVRDPVREGKYAVRIDGTDAARKGKLDRIEFQHQPAPPGTAEGAERYFGWSVYLPKRLTDATHSLAYFETRNTWSQLMAFEVKGEDVLFTTRVPYARHWSGRGKMTAGRWHDFAVHVLWSRDPGKGFVEVWFDGEQVVPRTKTATLRDENAAFLQLGLLRETSAVPETIVIDHVTEATTLDDVTPRRPRPASP, from the coding sequence ATGAGCCGTCGGTTCGCCGCCCTGCTCCCGCTGCTCGCGCTGTCGGCGGCCTCCTCCTCCGCGGAGGTGATCTGGCGCGGCGACTTCGAGACGGGCGACACGTCGCAGTGGAAGGCCGCCCCCAAGGCCGGCGTCACGGTCGTCCGCGACCCCGTGCGCGAGGGGAAGTACGCGGTGCGGATCGACGGGACCGACGCGGCGCGGAAGGGGAAGCTCGACCGCATCGAGTTCCAGCACCAGCCCGCGCCGCCCGGCACGGCCGAGGGGGCGGAGCGGTACTTCGGCTGGAGCGTGTACCTGCCGAAACGGCTCACCGACGCCACCCACTCGCTCGCGTACTTCGAGACGCGGAACACCTGGAGCCAGCTGATGGCGTTCGAGGTGAAGGGCGAGGACGTCCTGTTCACGACCCGCGTGCCGTACGCCCGCCACTGGTCCGGCAGGGGAAAAATGACGGCGGGCCGGTGGCACGACTTCGCCGTCCACGTCCTGTGGTCGCGCGACCCCGGGAAGGGGTTCGTCGAGGTGTGGTTCGACGGGGAGCAGGTCGTGCCACGCACGAAGACGGCGACGCTCCGCGACGAAAACGCGGCCTTCCTCCAACTCGGCTTACTCCGCGAGACGAGCGCCGTGCCCGAGACGATCGTGATCGACCACGTGACCGAGGCGACCACGCTGGACGACGTGACGCCCCGCCGACCCCGCCCCGCCTCACCCTGA